One region of Rhodocaloribacter litoris genomic DNA includes:
- the tig gene encoding trigger factor, which yields MQTQIKQINEVEYELEIEATAEDLKADFDKALRAQRARTELRGFRPGKVPLSLVKKLYGQAIGEAIGLERVQQVYETEVLESGTYRVLGQPTVTRLDYTPDGDLRAAVRFGVRPAFELKDLKGEQVPRLVHEVSDEEVEKALENLRKKEADLVPVDEPAGPEDYVIADVQGIDEATGMPLIGSKDEDVEFFLGNEDLRPEIRQALLGKKAGDTVQVHLPHDHDHDQVRTADHTHTFRLSVKEVKRRDLPELDEAFVRSVTGDRLDNPDDLRAEIREELNRLWAEKSREFLEELMIERIVDLHPLPVPESVIEVLQEAFVDELREMLGGKIPEGFDVARYREDQREAAIRQARWMFIRDKLIEEDGLQVTEEDRMARYEAIAAGGNFTAEDVRNYYRAQRALMEQLDRQLLDRKVYDALVARFDIVDLDREAYEAELKARSEPETVAAGQPEAGTEPPAAGQG from the coding sequence ATGCAGACCCAGATCAAGCAGATCAACGAAGTAGAATACGAACTGGAGATCGAGGCGACCGCCGAGGATCTCAAGGCCGATTTCGACAAGGCCCTCCGTGCCCAGCGGGCCCGCACCGAACTGCGCGGCTTCCGGCCGGGGAAGGTCCCCCTCTCCCTCGTGAAGAAACTCTACGGCCAGGCCATCGGCGAGGCCATCGGGCTCGAACGGGTCCAGCAGGTCTACGAAACCGAAGTGCTGGAATCCGGCACCTACAGGGTGCTCGGCCAGCCCACCGTCACCCGGCTCGACTACACCCCCGACGGCGACCTGCGGGCCGCCGTGCGTTTCGGGGTGCGCCCCGCCTTCGAACTCAAGGATCTCAAAGGCGAGCAGGTCCCCCGTCTCGTCCACGAAGTCTCCGACGAGGAGGTGGAAAAAGCCCTCGAAAACCTCCGGAAGAAAGAGGCCGACCTCGTCCCCGTCGACGAGCCCGCCGGGCCGGAAGATTACGTGATCGCCGACGTGCAGGGCATCGACGAGGCCACCGGCATGCCCCTGATCGGTTCGAAGGACGAAGACGTGGAGTTTTTCCTGGGCAACGAGGACCTGCGCCCGGAAATTCGCCAGGCGCTCCTGGGCAAGAAGGCCGGCGATACCGTGCAGGTGCACCTGCCGCACGACCACGACCACGATCAGGTCCGGACGGCGGACCACACCCACACCTTCCGGCTTTCGGTCAAGGAAGTCAAACGCCGCGACCTGCCCGAGCTCGACGAGGCCTTCGTCCGGTCCGTCACCGGCGACCGCCTCGACAACCCCGACGACCTGCGGGCGGAGATCCGCGAAGAACTCAACCGGCTGTGGGCGGAGAAATCGCGTGAGTTCCTGGAAGAGCTGATGATCGAGCGCATCGTCGACCTGCACCCCCTGCCCGTGCCCGAATCCGTCATCGAGGTGCTGCAGGAGGCCTTCGTCGACGAGCTCCGGGAGATGCTCGGGGGGAAGATTCCCGAAGGCTTCGACGTGGCCCGGTACCGGGAAGACCAGCGGGAGGCCGCCATCCGGCAGGCCCGCTGGATGTTCATCCGCGACAAGCTCATCGAAGAGGACGGGTTGCAGGTGACCGAGGAGGACCGCATGGCACGGTACGAGGCCATCGCCGCCGGGGGCAACTTCACCGCCGAAGACGTGCGCAATTACTACCGGGCCCAGCGTGCCTTGATGGAGCAACTCGACCGGCAGTTGCTCGACCGGAAGGTCTACGATGCCCTCGTGGCGCGGTTCGACATCGTGGATCTGGATCGGGAGGCGTACGAAGCGGAGCTGAAGGCGCGGTCGGAGCCGGAAACCGTCGCCGCCGGGCAGCCGGAGGCCGGCACCGAACCCCCGGCCGCGGGCCAGGGCTGA
- the clpP gene encoding ATP-dependent Clp endopeptidase proteolytic subunit ClpP yields the protein MVDDFLKFAKSLTAPPPGIYSGPFRETPMSTLVPMVVEQTTRGERAYDIFSRLLKDRIIILGTPINDQVANLMVAQLLYAASEDPERDINLYINSPGGSIDSGLAVYDTMQYVSCPVATICVGLAASMGSVLLAAGASGKRAALPNSRIMIHQPWMGGVQGQASDIEIHAREILKMKQRLYEILAEHTGQPVEKIEADADRDYWMGSQEAKAYGLIDNVLLPKKRPSRNGQDGAAGAAG from the coding sequence ATGGTAGACGATTTTCTGAAGTTCGCGAAGAGCCTCACCGCCCCGCCGCCCGGCATCTACAGCGGGCCGTTTCGGGAGACGCCCATGAGCACGCTCGTGCCGATGGTGGTGGAGCAGACGACCCGCGGGGAGCGCGCCTACGACATCTTCAGCCGCCTCCTGAAGGATCGCATCATCATTCTGGGCACCCCGATCAACGACCAGGTGGCCAACCTGATGGTGGCACAGCTGCTCTATGCGGCCAGTGAGGATCCCGAACGGGACATCAACCTCTACATCAACTCGCCCGGCGGCTCCATCGACAGCGGCCTGGCCGTCTACGACACCATGCAGTACGTCTCCTGCCCGGTGGCGACGATCTGTGTGGGCCTGGCGGCCTCCATGGGATCGGTGCTCCTGGCAGCCGGAGCCTCCGGCAAACGCGCGGCCCTGCCCAACTCGCGCATCATGATCCACCAGCCGTGGATGGGGGGCGTCCAGGGACAGGCCTCCGACATCGAGATCCACGCCCGCGAGATCCTCAAGATGAAACAGCGCCTCTACGAGATCCTCGCCGAGCACACCGGCCAGCCGGTCGAAAAGATCGAGGCCGACGCCGACCGCGACTACTGGATGGGCTCGCAGGAGGCCAAGGCATACGGCCTGATCGACAACGTCCTGCTCCCGAAAAAGCGACCGTCCCGGAACGGGCAGGACGGCGCGGCCGGTGCGGCCGGGTAA
- the ilvD gene encoding dihydroxy-acid dehydratase has product MRSDTVKRGIERAPHRSLLKATGVIRDDADFDRPFIGICNSYIDLIPGHVHLQQFGRVVKEAVRAAGGVPFEFNTIGVDDGIAMGHRGMRYSLPSRELIADAVETVAAAHCLDGLVCIPNCDKIVPGMLMGALRLNIPTIFVSGGPMKAGRLPSGEKVDLISVFEGVGRFKSGQIDEAGLKQLEDFGCPTCGSCAGMFTANSMNCIMEALGLALPGNGSILAVDPRREELARRAARQIVDLVARDLKPRDIVTREAFDDAFALDMAMGGSTNTILHLLAAAHEAGVAYDLDRINALSARVPYLCKVAPATPLVHMEDVDAAGGVPAILKELAGLGVLHLDRPTVTGRTLGENLAEAENRNPEVIRPAARAFRPTGGLSILFGNVAPEGCVVKTGAVAEEMLVFEGPARIFESQEEAVEGILGGAVQPGEVVVIRYEGPRGGPGMPEMLQPTSALAGMGLDRSVAMITDGRFSGGTRGLSIGHVSPEAAAGGPIAAVRPGDRIRIDIPAGRIELLVPEAEIARRLAALPPFRPKIRGGYLERYAHFVTSASQGAVLRSPTVPANAGAPGGDGAADGDPATPARPPARRAVWRVL; this is encoded by the coding sequence ATGCGAAGCGACACAGTCAAACGAGGGATCGAGCGAGCCCCCCACCGTAGCCTGCTCAAGGCCACCGGCGTCATCCGGGACGATGCCGACTTCGACAGGCCGTTCATCGGGATCTGCAACTCCTACATCGACCTGATCCCGGGGCACGTCCACCTGCAACAGTTCGGGCGGGTGGTGAAGGAAGCCGTGCGGGCCGCCGGGGGCGTGCCCTTCGAGTTCAACACCATCGGCGTGGACGACGGCATCGCCATGGGCCACAGGGGCATGCGCTACTCGCTGCCCTCGCGCGAGCTCATCGCCGACGCCGTCGAGACGGTTGCCGCCGCGCATTGCCTCGACGGGCTCGTGTGCATTCCCAACTGCGACAAGATCGTGCCGGGTATGCTCATGGGCGCCCTGCGGCTGAACATCCCGACCATCTTCGTCTCGGGCGGGCCCATGAAGGCGGGACGGCTCCCGTCCGGGGAGAAGGTGGACCTGATCTCGGTCTTCGAAGGCGTGGGCCGGTTCAAAAGCGGGCAGATCGACGAAGCCGGGCTCAAACAGCTCGAAGACTTTGGCTGTCCCACCTGCGGCTCGTGCGCGGGCATGTTCACGGCCAACTCGATGAACTGCATCATGGAGGCGCTGGGGCTGGCCCTGCCCGGCAACGGCTCCATCCTGGCCGTCGATCCCCGGCGAGAGGAGCTGGCCCGCCGCGCCGCCCGGCAGATCGTCGACCTGGTGGCCCGCGACCTCAAGCCACGCGACATCGTCACCCGCGAGGCCTTCGACGACGCCTTCGCGCTCGACATGGCCATGGGCGGCTCGACCAACACCATCCTGCACCTGCTGGCCGCCGCCCACGAGGCCGGCGTGGCCTACGACCTCGACCGCATCAACGCGCTCTCCGCACGGGTGCCCTACCTGTGCAAGGTAGCCCCGGCCACGCCGCTCGTCCACATGGAGGACGTGGATGCCGCCGGCGGCGTGCCTGCCATCCTGAAGGAGCTGGCCGGCCTGGGCGTGCTCCACCTGGACCGCCCCACGGTCACGGGCCGGACGCTCGGGGAGAACCTGGCGGAAGCGGAGAACCGCAACCCCGAGGTCATCCGCCCGGCGGCGCGGGCCTTCCGCCCCACGGGCGGCCTGTCGATCCTCTTCGGCAACGTGGCGCCGGAGGGCTGTGTGGTCAAGACCGGTGCGGTGGCCGAAGAGATGCTCGTCTTCGAAGGGCCGGCGCGGATCTTCGAGTCGCAGGAGGAGGCCGTCGAGGGCATCCTCGGCGGGGCGGTGCAGCCGGGCGAGGTAGTGGTGATCCGCTACGAAGGGCCGCGCGGGGGGCCCGGTATGCCCGAGATGCTCCAGCCCACCTCGGCGCTGGCGGGCATGGGCCTCGACCGCTCGGTGGCCATGATCACCGACGGGCGCTTCTCCGGCGGCACGCGCGGCCTCTCCATCGGCCACGTCTCGCCCGAGGCGGCCGCCGGCGGCCCCATCGCCGCCGTCCGGCCCGGCGACCGCATCCGCATCGACATCCCGGCCGGGCGGATCGAGCTGCTGGTACCGGAGGCGGAGATCGCCCGGCGCCTGGCAGCCCTGCCGCCGTTCCGCCCGAAGATCCGGGGCGGCTACCTCGAACGTTATGCCCACTTCGTCACGAGTGCCTCGCAGGGGGCCGTACTGCGCAGTCCCACCGTCCCGGCGAACGCCGGGGCGCCGGGAGGCGACGGCGCGGCCGACGGTGACCCGGCCACGCCGGCACGCCCTCCTGCCCGCAGGGCGGTCTGGCGGGTGCTCTGA
- the ilvB gene encoding biosynthetic-type acetolactate synthase large subunit — MSGAEIFVRSLEAEGVEVVFGHPGGAVIKIYDEMARLKPRFEHVLVRHEQGGTHAAEGYAKATGKVGTVLVTSGPGATNTVTGIADAFMDSVPIVVFTGQVPTALIGGDAFQETDIIGVTRSITKHSFQVRRAADLAPTIKAAYHIARTGRPGPVVVDLPKDILMEEAVFEYPETVTLRGYRVPEEPLPEKIEQAARMIRQAKRPLLYVGGGTINGNAAELLTALARKARIPVTTTLHGLGAFPENDPLSLGMLGMHGTWYANMAVQHCDLIIAVGARFDDRVTGKLDAWAPHAKVVHLEIDPSCVSKNVYADCAVVGDVRRALERLLPLVEPKDTAAWLAQIDAWKARCPLTYRQDGKLRPQYVIRRLSERAGDNAVVTTDVGQHQMWTAQFFTFVRPRSHITSGGLGTMGFGFPAALGAAMGLRGTGATVVSINGDGGFLMNAQELRVAAKYRLPIKIAVMNNGYLGMVRQWQELFHEERYSHTDLTDTNPDFVKLAEAFGCVGLRATTPEEADAVIEAAWQVHDRPVLMEFVVPKEEMVFPMVPAGAATDDMIVQRFRDE; from the coding sequence ATGAGCGGGGCGGAGATCTTCGTCCGCAGCCTCGAAGCCGAGGGCGTCGAGGTGGTCTTCGGCCATCCCGGGGGGGCCGTCATCAAGATCTATGACGAGATGGCCCGCCTGAAGCCGCGCTTCGAGCACGTGCTCGTGCGGCACGAGCAGGGCGGCACCCATGCCGCCGAAGGGTATGCGAAGGCCACCGGCAAGGTGGGGACGGTGCTGGTGACCAGCGGCCCCGGCGCCACCAACACCGTCACCGGCATCGCCGACGCCTTCATGGACTCGGTGCCCATCGTGGTCTTCACCGGGCAGGTGCCCACGGCGCTGATCGGGGGCGATGCGTTTCAGGAGACCGACATCATCGGCGTCACCCGCTCGATCACCAAGCACAGCTTCCAGGTGCGGCGGGCCGCCGACCTGGCGCCGACGATCAAGGCCGCCTACCACATTGCCCGCACCGGGCGGCCCGGCCCGGTCGTGGTGGATCTGCCCAAGGACATCCTCATGGAAGAGGCCGTCTTCGAATATCCCGAGACGGTGACGCTGCGGGGCTACCGGGTGCCCGAAGAACCGCTGCCCGAGAAGATCGAGCAGGCCGCCCGGATGATCCGCCAGGCGAAGCGGCCCCTGCTCTACGTGGGCGGCGGCACCATCAACGGCAACGCGGCCGAACTGCTGACGGCGCTGGCCCGCAAGGCCCGTATCCCGGTCACCACGACGCTGCACGGCCTCGGAGCCTTTCCCGAGAACGACCCCCTCTCGCTGGGCATGCTGGGGATGCATGGCACCTGGTACGCCAACATGGCCGTACAGCACTGCGACCTCATCATTGCCGTCGGCGCCCGTTTCGACGACCGCGTCACGGGCAAGCTGGACGCCTGGGCCCCGCACGCAAAAGTCGTTCACCTCGAGATCGATCCCTCGTGCGTCTCGAAGAACGTCTATGCCGACTGTGCCGTCGTGGGGGATGTACGCCGGGCGCTCGAGCGGCTCCTGCCCCTGGTCGAGCCCAAAGACACCGCGGCCTGGCTGGCACAGATCGACGCGTGGAAGGCGCGTTGCCCGCTCACCTACCGGCAGGACGGGAAGCTCCGGCCGCAGTACGTCATCCGGCGGCTGAGCGAGCGGGCCGGCGACAACGCCGTCGTGACGACCGACGTGGGCCAGCACCAGATGTGGACGGCCCAGTTCTTCACCTTCGTCCGGCCCCGCTCGCACATCACCTCGGGCGGTCTCGGCACGATGGGCTTCGGCTTCCCGGCGGCCCTCGGCGCGGCGATGGGGCTGCGCGGCACCGGCGCCACCGTGGTCTCCATCAACGGCGACGGCGGCTTCCTGATGAACGCCCAGGAGCTGCGCGTGGCGGCCAAGTACCGGCTGCCCATCAAGATCGCCGTCATGAACAACGGCTATCTGGGCATGGTGCGGCAGTGGCAGGAGCTGTTCCACGAGGAGCGCTACAGCCACACCGACCTCACCGACACCAACCCCGACTTCGTCAAGCTGGCCGAGGCGTTCGGCTGTGTGGGCCTGCGGGCCACTACGCCGGAGGAGGCCGACGCCGTCATCGAAGCCGCCTGGCAGGTGCACGACCGGCCCGTGCTCATGGAGTTCGTCGTGCCCAAGGAGGAGATGGTCTTCCCCATGGTGCCCGCCGGCGCCGCCACCGACGACATGATCGTCCAGCGCTTCCGCGACGAATGA
- the ilvN gene encoding acetolactate synthase small subunit: MSATELNLTQQQVLRKKANGETVLPDAPETPRRHVIAVLLENHVGALNRVVNLFSARNFNLESVTVGVTEDPAVSRLTIVTSGTRRQIKQVLRLLDRLLDTLSVEDLDPDALVERELCLLRIGYTKANRAELMDIADIFRARVVDVTPETMTFEVTGPAAKVNAFVGMMRPHGIVEMARSGRVAMRRALAYGD; encoded by the coding sequence ATGTCCGCGACCGAACTGAACCTGACCCAGCAGCAGGTGCTGCGCAAGAAAGCCAACGGCGAGACGGTGCTGCCCGATGCGCCCGAGACGCCGCGCCGGCACGTCATCGCCGTGCTCCTGGAGAACCACGTCGGCGCGCTCAACCGCGTCGTCAACCTGTTCTCGGCCCGCAACTTCAACCTCGAGAGCGTGACCGTCGGGGTGACGGAAGATCCCGCTGTCTCGCGCCTGACGATCGTCACCTCGGGCACACGCCGCCAGATCAAGCAGGTGCTCCGCCTGCTCGACCGCCTGCTCGACACGCTCTCGGTCGAAGACCTCGACCCCGACGCCCTCGTCGAGCGCGAGCTGTGCCTGCTCCGCATCGGCTACACGAAGGCCAACCGGGCCGAGCTGATGGACATCGCCGACATCTTCCGCGCCCGCGTGGTCGACGTGACGCCCGAGACGATGACGTTCGAAGTGACCGGGCCGGCGGCCAAGGTGAACGCCTTCGTCGGGATGATGCGCCCGCACGGTATCGTGGAGATGGCCCGCAGCGGCCGCGTGGCCATGCGCCGCGCCCTCGCCTACGGCGACTGA
- the ilvC gene encoding ketol-acid reductoisomerase, which translates to MNVYYEADPGLIRSKKVAVIGYGSQGHAHALNLHDSGVDVTVGLREGSPSAEAARAAGLAVAPIAEAVAGADVVMILIPDQHQKRVYEAEIGPHLRPGMALGFGHGFNIHYGQITPPEGVDVFMVAPKSPGHLVRRVFTEGRGVPCLVAVAQDASGQALALALSYADAIGGTRAGVIETTFKDETETDLFGEQAVLCGGAEALVKAGFETLTEAGYPPELAYFECLHELKLIVDLMYEGGLEYMNYSISDTAEYGNHTRGPRVIGPQVREEMKQILAEIQSGAFAEEWIAENERGAGRLLELRAQSKAHPIETVGRKLRAMMSWVRAGRRNEAEPVEA; encoded by the coding sequence ATGAACGTCTACTATGAAGCCGATCCGGGGCTGATCCGGAGCAAGAAAGTGGCCGTGATCGGCTACGGGAGCCAGGGGCACGCCCATGCCCTCAACCTGCACGACAGCGGCGTCGACGTGACGGTCGGCCTGCGGGAAGGGTCGCCGTCGGCGGAGGCGGCGCGGGCGGCCGGGCTGGCCGTGGCGCCCATCGCCGAGGCCGTCGCCGGGGCCGACGTGGTGATGATCCTCATCCCGGACCAGCACCAGAAGCGCGTCTACGAGGCCGAGATCGGCCCGCACCTCCGGCCAGGCATGGCCCTGGGCTTCGGGCACGGCTTCAACATCCACTACGGCCAGATCACCCCGCCGGAGGGCGTCGACGTGTTCATGGTGGCGCCGAAGTCGCCGGGGCACCTGGTGCGACGCGTCTTCACCGAGGGGCGGGGGGTGCCGTGCCTGGTGGCCGTGGCGCAGGACGCCTCGGGGCAGGCGCTGGCGCTGGCGCTCAGCTATGCCGACGCCATCGGCGGCACCCGCGCCGGGGTCATCGAGACGACCTTCAAGGACGAGACCGAGACTGACCTCTTCGGCGAGCAGGCCGTCCTCTGCGGCGGCGCGGAGGCGCTCGTGAAGGCGGGCTTCGAGACGCTCACGGAGGCCGGCTACCCGCCCGAACTGGCGTATTTCGAGTGCCTCCACGAGCTGAAGCTCATCGTCGACCTGATGTACGAGGGTGGGCTCGAATACATGAACTACTCCATCAGCGACACGGCCGAGTACGGCAACCACACGCGCGGGCCCCGGGTGATCGGGCCGCAGGTCCGGGAGGAGATGAAGCAGATCCTGGCCGAGATCCAGTCCGGCGCCTTCGCCGAGGAGTGGATCGCCGAGAACGAGCGGGGCGCCGGGCGGCTGCTGGAACTGCGGGCGCAGTCGAAGGCGCACCCCATCGAGACGGTCGGGCGGAAGCTCCGGGCCATGATGAGCTGGGTCCGCGCGGGCCGGCGAAACGAGGCCGAGCCGGTCGAAGCATGA
- the leuB gene encoding 3-isopropylmalate dehydrogenase, whose amino-acid sequence MTDNRTYRLAVLPGDGIGPEVTREAVRVLEAAAGRFGFRLEATTHPVGGAALDASGDPLPPETQAACRAADAVLLGAVGGPAWDEAPPGRRPEDGLLRLRRLLGAFANLRPVTVPAALAGASPLRPERVAGTDLVIVRELTGGIYFGTPRGIEQGPEGRRGVNTMRYDEAEIERIATVAFELAARRRGRVTSVDKANVLDVSRLWREVVTSVHRDRFPEIELDHLYVDNAAMQLVRDPRRFDVVLTANLFGDILSDLAATLPGSLGLLPSASIGGGVGLFEPVHGSAPDLAGTGRANPLAAILSGAMLLEHLGESDAAAAVRRAVASTLDDGFRTPDLAGDGEAACSTQAMGAAVCERLESTEVMA is encoded by the coding sequence ATGACGGACAACCGAACCTACCGCCTCGCCGTGCTGCCGGGCGACGGCATCGGCCCGGAGGTGACGCGGGAGGCCGTGCGCGTGCTCGAGGCCGCCGCCGGGCGCTTCGGCTTCCGGCTGGAGGCGACCACGCACCCGGTCGGCGGCGCGGCGCTCGACGCCTCGGGCGACCCGCTCCCGCCCGAGACGCAGGCGGCCTGCCGGGCGGCGGACGCTGTGCTGCTGGGTGCCGTGGGGGGGCCGGCCTGGGACGAGGCCCCGCCCGGGCGCCGCCCCGAGGACGGGCTGCTGCGCCTGCGCCGGCTGCTCGGCGCCTTCGCCAACCTGCGCCCGGTGACGGTGCCGGCGGCCCTCGCCGGCGCCTCCCCGCTCCGCCCTGAGCGCGTCGCCGGCACCGACCTGGTCATCGTCCGCGAGCTGACCGGTGGCATCTACTTCGGCACGCCGCGCGGCATCGAGCAGGGGCCGGAGGGGCGCCGGGGCGTCAACACGATGCGGTACGACGAGGCCGAGATCGAGCGGATCGCCACGGTGGCTTTCGAGCTGGCTGCCCGTCGCCGGGGCCGCGTTACCTCCGTGGACAAGGCCAACGTGCTCGACGTCTCCCGCCTCTGGCGCGAGGTCGTCACGTCCGTGCACCGCGACCGCTTCCCCGAGATCGAACTCGATCACCTGTACGTGGACAACGCCGCGATGCAGCTCGTGCGTGACCCCCGCCGGTTCGACGTCGTCCTCACGGCCAACCTCTTCGGCGACATCCTCTCGGATCTGGCGGCGACGCTGCCGGGCTCGCTGGGGCTGTTGCCCTCGGCCAGCATCGGGGGGGGCGTGGGGCTGTTCGAGCCCGTGCACGGCAGCGCGCCCGACCTGGCGGGGACGGGCCGGGCCAACCCGCTGGCGGCCATCCTCAGCGGGGCGATGCTCCTGGAGCACCTCGGCGAGTCGGACGCCGCGGCCGCCGTACGCCGCGCCGTGGCATCCACGCTGGACGACGGCTTCCGCACGCCCGACCTGGCCGGCGACGGCGAGGCGGCGTGCTCCACCCAGGCCATGGGCGCCGCCGTGTGCGAGCGGCTGGAAAGCACGGAGGTGATGGCATGA
- a CDS encoding 3-isopropylmalate dehydratase large subunit: MTITEKILARHAGRDRVAPGDNIWVEVDVLMTHDVCGPPTIEIFKREFGEHARVWDREKVVIIPDHYIFTKNHHANRNVEILRAFAAEQDLPHYYDVGTERYKGVCHMALAEEGFNRPGSLLVGTDSHTCTSGAFGMFSTGIGNTDAALVMGTGKLWLKVPETMKFVFEGSLPPYLMAKDLILTVIGDIGCDGATYRALEFDGEAVYDLPVHERMTLTNMAIEAGGKSGIIAPDEKIFEYVRARTDAPFEPVYGDPDARYHTFRVYDVTTMEPVVAKPHSPDNRAAVSEVAGTRLDRAYIGSCTGGKLEDFEAAARILKGEEVVIDTFIVPATTHIARQLHTTTLDGVSLYEIFERAGCQIGKASCAACLGGPVDTFGRTHGSEVVISTTNRNFPGRMGSKQASVYLASPLTVAASALTGVITDPRTVLV; encoded by the coding sequence ATGACGATCACCGAGAAGATTCTGGCCCGGCATGCCGGGCGCGACCGTGTCGCCCCCGGAGACAACATCTGGGTGGAAGTGGACGTGCTCATGACGCACGACGTCTGCGGGCCGCCCACCATCGAGATCTTCAAACGCGAGTTCGGCGAGCACGCCCGCGTCTGGGACCGGGAAAAGGTGGTCATCATCCCGGACCACTACATCTTCACGAAGAACCACCACGCCAACCGCAACGTCGAGATCCTGCGGGCTTTTGCCGCGGAGCAGGACCTGCCGCACTACTACGACGTGGGCACCGAGCGGTACAAGGGGGTCTGCCACATGGCCCTGGCCGAGGAGGGGTTCAACCGCCCCGGTTCGCTGCTCGTGGGCACGGACAGCCACACCTGCACCTCGGGCGCCTTCGGCATGTTCTCCACCGGCATCGGCAACACCGACGCGGCGCTCGTCATGGGCACGGGTAAGCTCTGGCTGAAGGTGCCCGAGACGATGAAGTTCGTCTTCGAGGGCAGCCTGCCGCCCTACCTCATGGCGAAAGACCTGATCCTGACCGTCATCGGGGACATCGGCTGCGACGGGGCCACCTACCGGGCGCTCGAGTTCGACGGCGAGGCCGTCTACGACCTGCCCGTGCACGAGCGCATGACGCTCACGAACATGGCCATCGAGGCCGGGGGCAAGAGCGGCATCATCGCGCCCGACGAGAAGATCTTCGAGTACGTCCGGGCCCGCACCGACGCGCCGTTCGAGCCGGTCTACGGCGATCCGGATGCGCGTTACCACACCTTCCGGGTCTACGACGTGACCACGATGGAGCCGGTCGTGGCCAAGCCGCACAGCCCGGACAACCGCGCCGCCGTCAGCGAGGTGGCCGGCACCCGGCTGGACCGCGCCTACATCGGCTCGTGCACCGGCGGCAAGCTGGAAGACTTCGAGGCGGCGGCGCGCATCCTGAAGGGGGAGGAGGTGGTCATCGATACGTTCATCGTGCCGGCGACGACCCACATCGCCCGGCAGCTCCACACCACCACCCTCGATGGTGTCTCGCTCTACGAAATCTTCGAGCGGGCCGGATGCCAGATCGGCAAAGCCAGCTGTGCCGCGTGCCTGGGTGGGCCGGTCGACACGTTCGGCCGCACGCACGGCTCGGAGGTCGTCATCTCGACGACCAACCGGAATTTCCCGGGCCGGATGGGTTCGAAGCAGGCCTCGGTCTACCTGGCCTCGCCGCTGACGGTGGCCGCCTCGGCCCTCACCGGGGTCATCACCGACCCCCGGACGGTGCTCGTCTAG
- a CDS encoding 3-isopropylmalate dehydratase, translated as MEAIIKGQAYVVGDAIDTDQIIPAQHLVYSLSDPEERRFYGRYALSGVPPEGQGLPFGHRPFTPPDAFTSPYRIVVAGSNFGCGSSREHAPFALAEAGCAAVVAESYARIFYRNAVGGGFLVPFESTERLVERIRTGDILSIDTQVGTLANETTGETFLLKPLGDVADILRAGGIFNYARQAGLIPA; from the coding sequence ATGGAAGCCATCATCAAGGGACAAGCCTACGTTGTGGGCGATGCGATCGACACGGATCAGATCATTCCGGCGCAGCACCTGGTCTACAGCCTTTCCGACCCGGAAGAACGGCGTTTCTACGGGCGCTATGCGCTCAGCGGCGTACCGCCGGAAGGACAGGGGTTGCCGTTCGGGCACCGGCCTTTCACCCCGCCGGACGCCTTCACGAGCCCGTACCGGATCGTGGTGGCCGGGAGCAACTTCGGATGCGGTTCTTCGCGGGAGCATGCGCCGTTCGCCCTGGCCGAGGCCGGGTGCGCCGCCGTCGTGGCCGAGAGCTATGCCCGCATCTTCTACCGCAATGCCGTCGGAGGCGGGTTCCTCGTCCCCTTCGAGAGCACCGAGCGGCTCGTCGAGCGCATCCGCACGGGGGATATCCTCTCGATCGATACGCAGGTGGGCACCCTGGCCAATGAAACCACCGGCGAGACGTTCTTGCTCAAACCGCTCGGCGACGTGGCCGACATCCTGCGTGCCGGCGGCATCTTCAACTATGCCCGCCAGGCCGGTCTCATCCCTGCCTGA